From a single Endozoicomonas euniceicola genomic region:
- the cysD gene encoding sulfate adenylyltransferase subunit CysD: MSGKQSRHQLNHLKQLEAESIHIIREVTAGFDNPVMLYSIGKDSAVMLHLAMKAFYPGTPPFPLMHVDTLWKFKEMIEFRDQHVKQLGLELIVHTNPEGVKQGVGPFTHGSAKHTDVMKTQALKQALDQYGFDAAFGGARRDEEKSRAKERVYSFRDANHRWDPKNQRPELWNIYNSQVEKGESIRVFPLSNWTELDIWQYIHQENIPIVPLYLAKERPVVERDGNLIMVDDERLPLHEGEAPQMRKVRFRTLGCYPLTGAVESEADTLTEVIQEMLLTNTSERQGRVIDHDSAGSMEKKKQEGYF; the protein is encoded by the coding sequence ATGTCTGGTAAACAGTCACGCCATCAGCTGAATCATCTTAAACAGCTGGAAGCGGAAAGCATTCATATTATTCGTGAAGTGACCGCCGGGTTTGATAACCCGGTGATGCTCTACTCCATTGGCAAGGACTCGGCCGTAATGCTGCACCTTGCCATGAAGGCATTCTATCCGGGAACCCCCCCCTTTCCTTTAATGCACGTTGATACTCTGTGGAAATTCAAAGAGATGATTGAGTTCCGTGATCAGCATGTAAAACAACTTGGGCTGGAGTTGATTGTTCATACCAATCCGGAAGGCGTTAAACAGGGTGTTGGCCCGTTCACCCATGGCAGCGCTAAACATACCGATGTTATGAAAACCCAGGCTTTAAAACAGGCGCTGGATCAGTATGGTTTTGATGCCGCTTTTGGCGGAGCCCGTCGTGATGAAGAAAAATCCAGGGCGAAAGAGCGTGTCTACTCCTTCCGGGACGCTAACCACCGCTGGGACCCGAAAAACCAGAGGCCGGAGCTTTGGAACATTTATAACAGCCAGGTAGAGAAAGGCGAAAGCATAAGGGTTTTTCCGTTGTCGAACTGGACCGAGCTGGATATCTGGCAATATATCCATCAGGAAAATATCCCCATCGTCCCTTTGTACCTGGCAAAAGAGCGTCCGGTGGTTGAACGGGATGGCAACCTGATTATGGTGGATGATGAACGACTTCCGTTGCATGAAGGTGAAGCGCCTCAAATGAGAAAGGTACGCTTCCGGACTTTAGGTTGCTACCCGCTCACCGGAGCCGTGGAGTCCGAGGCGGATACCCTGACTGAAGTGATTCAGGAAATGTTGTTGACCAACACGTCGGAACGCCAAGGCAGGGTGATTGACCACGACAGCGCAGGCTCCATGGAGAAGAAAAAACAAGAGGGGTACTTTTAA
- the cysN gene encoding sulfate adenylyltransferase subunit CysN produces MSQGLMPHQSDLIASDIEEYLRRHEQKEILRFLTCGSVDDGKSTLIGRLLHDTSMIYEDQLASVQSDSKRVGTQGEKIDLALLVDGLQAEREQGITIDVAYRYFSTEKRKYIIADTPGHEQYTRNMATGASTCDLAIILVDARQGVLTQTRRHTYIANLLGIRHLVVAVNKMDLVDYSEERFTDIRNEYLGFAEPLNLGDVRFVPISALEGDNVVERSTQMPWYNGGTLMEVLETVEVADDRNLDDFRLPVQYVNRPNLNFRGYAGTIASGVIKTGDRIKVLPSGQESEVSGIVDYDGNLSEAFAGQAVTLTLKDEIDISRGDMIVPGSNSGRNSDGKACQVLSHLNTDVVWMGEEPMQPGRQYWIKFATRQVAGSFGGINHRVDVNTLEQQAAGELQLNEIASCSLNLTQPVAVDVYAANRQTGAFIVIDRLTNATMAAGMVASAGSEQKQTEPVSVQERIHRLNQKPTLVQVGSADQLPLLERQLFDRGFLPAIVDQQPGWQIRAEALLEAGLVVLVNAPNGSMPAGQAVVTVSSETSLEQIYSRLGRTKR; encoded by the coding sequence ATGTCCCAGGGACTAATGCCGCATCAGTCTGATTTGATCGCCAGTGATATTGAGGAATATCTGCGCCGTCATGAGCAAAAAGAGATACTTCGGTTTCTCACCTGTGGCAGTGTAGACGACGGAAAAAGCACATTGATTGGCCGGTTGTTACACGACACCAGTATGATTTATGAGGACCAGCTGGCTTCGGTGCAGAGCGATAGCAAGCGGGTTGGCACCCAGGGAGAAAAGATTGATCTGGCGCTGCTGGTGGATGGTTTGCAGGCAGAGCGAGAGCAGGGTATTACGATTGATGTCGCCTATCGTTATTTCTCAACAGAAAAGCGTAAGTACATCATTGCTGATACGCCCGGGCATGAACAATATACCCGAAATATGGCGACCGGCGCGTCAACCTGCGATCTGGCTATTATTCTGGTAGATGCCCGACAGGGCGTGCTGACCCAGACCCGTCGGCATACTTATATTGCCAACCTTCTTGGCATTCGTCATCTGGTGGTGGCGGTTAACAAAATGGATCTGGTGGATTACAGTGAGGAGCGCTTTACCGACATTCGTAATGAATATCTGGGGTTTGCAGAACCCCTGAATCTGGGTGACGTGCGCTTTGTACCCATCTCGGCACTGGAAGGCGATAATGTGGTTGAACGCAGTACTCAAATGCCCTGGTACAATGGCGGGACTCTGATGGAGGTGCTGGAAACGGTGGAGGTGGCTGACGACCGTAATCTTGATGATTTCCGCCTGCCTGTTCAGTACGTTAACCGCCCCAACCTTAACTTTCGTGGTTATGCCGGAACCATTGCCTCTGGTGTTATCAAGACCGGAGATCGTATAAAAGTTCTGCCCTCGGGTCAGGAAAGTGAAGTGTCTGGCATTGTGGACTATGACGGCAACCTTTCAGAAGCCTTCGCTGGTCAGGCTGTGACGCTTACCCTGAAAGATGAGATCGATATCAGCCGCGGCGATATGATTGTTCCTGGTAGCAATAGTGGTAGGAATAGCGATGGCAAGGCTTGTCAGGTATTAAGCCACTTAAATACCGATGTTGTCTGGATGGGAGAAGAACCCATGCAGCCAGGGCGACAGTACTGGATCAAGTTTGCCACCCGTCAGGTAGCGGGCAGCTTTGGTGGTATTAACCATCGGGTCGATGTTAACACGCTGGAGCAACAGGCTGCTGGTGAGTTACAGCTCAATGAAATCGCTTCCTGTTCACTAAACCTGACGCAACCGGTGGCTGTTGATGTTTATGCTGCAAACCGTCAGACCGGCGCGTTTATTGTGATTGACCGTCTGACCAATGCCACGATGGCTGCGGGAATGGTGGCGTCAGCAGGCTCAGAACAAAAGCAAACCGAGCCGGTTTCGGTACAGGAGCGAATTCATCGTTTAAATCAAAAACCAACACTGGTTCAGGTAGGTAGTGCTGACCAGTTGCCGTTACTGGAAAGGCAGCTGTTTGACCGGGGCTTTCTGCCCGCCATTGTCGATCAGCAGCCAGGCTGGCAAATCAGGGCTGAAGCATTGCTGGAGGCCGGGCTGGTGGTTTTGGTGAATGCCCCAAACGGAAGTATGCCTGCTGGTCAGGCGGTTGTGACAGTCAGTTCGGAAACCTCGCTGGAGCAGATTTACAGCAGGTTGGGACGAACGAAGCGTTAA
- a CDS encoding AAA family ATPase — MNVNGQASYVTPFPSADSSIAPPASEPVILDEKAKVSEPGEPRRLSTRKTALPLSDSRPPLRNNRNSLVFIDGDIDRQALLQQLRYDAKQRSQDQHPGKRVFYISSPGELEDQGLLSTLVFTNGEMKKEDGRLFGEHSLTLAIDLTRMTAGQIASLNDLLDTPPHFRGRPVGKPIRLVAMMDDATSQTVGPDCWRRLKRYTLQETITVPSGTLDDETLLEQSVPPVGDKPGGGAEVECFTENDWREKLFGGVQINRQGGIDYVEGRLAQLKPGEHLTLKDAPWENQEFTSTLSTALREGGFEANGQWVALPDGLKMHRSTTTTEAIEAQLKRYATEADLKATYVLVSASNVEILNRSTVLNDEGFCVSYNPLEELAKGCEQIVINEDLPESQLRLLLHHFESMDKASRPELVDHRTRPHDQYVKRQDAWHSDCEFGSCEDWDSLFQTVALESRQQQKFKVSDTALLKTLKNSHEQIHIRIHCQENKVAGKAKKKRFFLEESPPYLIIHGRKVILSNKDINIKLSNSECISFDKDFSPVEKTISDALSHLTKMSKKCTELKLINPEYTPPTAHFRLMQSPSIVGKPDLNTDPLLRVYANPRRDNPHRYGFLKTHIKQVSPYPPTWGWFYRKDREQLMAQWGNSFFKGCQLTPRADKEALQQWVREHSSATDEDILKDFWVLAQHCPSGAFPSLKENYSQDLNELSHECLDTLKRYLVGAIDNDQEKEQWAKTLDVDLSSVVDLHYYHKTRIKQLRYWIIANDLDVQSDITIFEQLEKVCTLLDDKSVSEPDKLSRIKQILEDVLKQPLLPGFEDFPKALLDGENHSPSRQSGRMAKLIQDIVSCPMIFLMGEAGSGKTWMAEMAASMVFFGTKRPDPPFVRITIGPHTTYEDLYGRQVIKTAPDGNVYSTFEKGPLQKWAENPNPPVLVLDEANLGADALFEPLVGLAGLCSIPHLSIKGEDTKANGKLRIAMTGNPDTYKGRKLDPSISKRLQFITYPPMDAQLLMRSIIYPDLPGEWGNPLKCHACGVILAQLKQYKRLLPNEVFGPRDIKDLLAHSDLTLTHADPEDKVAMSPSKINSLIHRAFEECLDKMVPEEQQEALSALRLWRQAQFPADDSILKGVDDRFAAFICSLAKNQPEVDIATGSVTALVKQYWLMLEKNEGRNGVIVEGPAGWGKDFILTCVLEEWNRQKALSKENHKKVSYQHINASLNDWDHLVRVVEQAMKNGTIVVVSELNLIPTANLEGLFNGLLCGDAAPGFKLIATVNPSDFEGREVFSPALKNRCTQIKLSPFSAQDIRSVTGRMASSAQLSEWLANRFIALERILEEKKLPLRPSMADLSQLVPLMNQCSVSQWEVLFQQHFVLELQLAQVTMSDLNSSCSVTDAVKAIDTMTVKDVKGPGSGERIDMADLSTLSDLPKYLVDMDTADQAGLNDVSFSMPDSVYALQKNAPNYIKSVKPSGAKPKDRSASGTNYQLDGDVLSGSPRVGGPGSFTTLFSSYFYPQRSYRHDLYQLNVDQCWQQDLIDPKDKGMTMVSAPAWETGQALEDLDAIEATCQFLLSNQWLALPGLTPNDQLQGIECREGWKLEVARSHSTGQWLVRCPTPMEQGCESVTIDFKVIPDAAYNRLPDGGTAFELSQELISQNTREWLDNHIFKRPPGDGCASFDELCHIKQLGSPSEQIRALVKWCKSFSYTENLPGSGAELLLNMIRRKQGVCRHRAVVFALLAGYLGIPTRIVQNDCHVYVEVSPDNGRHWYRVDLGGGPGSDTTPPADFCRRPLANRLTSRVIRTGNFLLNTTQGYRSPDLKNFKPGQRTVVGKSGECQPQDSLTSAVIGEDMLNPDTAESVLAVTEDVRKAERALKCKHFVDSKVEAWLEGMPAEPELNAPAIDSCTRQTQLVKLLSDIQTTDAAMTEQEATQLQGLLKSFQDASDAEKRYACAQMLHFLSSRPFALLLTEQPEWASLLDMTLALDNTQGQNKTNLLMVIKKWSRHDFFAKSPLCEWVSSYLNHPDYHYNTADYLDVLERMKTDFATQRLNDFYGRELAGEQQWQSSMGDQKDNSLIRVRGNSQILKRRLQETGLENSWQHTYSSKGLSVTRMALGEPCFKKTTEGESRTTKPAVVHLDAAVLWELRNLYLAWKNGRENRGEQQGGSVSSGTRSTVVTASEASWESSYQAAPGHVMGDESLISFGTEDKSLSVEAGVGIKQGRSDEPSLEQELERFFQWLAIQDTSTEGRWLCSSPCQTEEGKTIKAGCYQTPPGVTDIRALYRDADKATETLLDQKRIKDLLGPSATLLQGKTLQNLFKEYLVRRFQDSGS; from the coding sequence ATGAATGTCAATGGACAGGCGTCTTACGTTACCCCCTTCCCGTCAGCAGACTCTTCTATAGCTCCTCCTGCTAGCGAGCCAGTCATTCTGGACGAAAAAGCAAAGGTTTCCGAACCCGGAGAACCCAGACGCCTGAGCACCAGAAAAACAGCCTTGCCCCTGTCAGACAGTCGCCCCCCCTTGCGGAACAACCGCAATTCACTGGTTTTTATTGACGGAGATATTGACCGACAGGCATTGCTGCAACAGCTCCGCTATGACGCAAAGCAACGCAGTCAAGATCAACATCCGGGCAAGCGCGTTTTTTATATCAGTAGTCCGGGTGAACTGGAAGACCAGGGTTTACTCAGTACCCTCGTCTTTACCAATGGCGAAATGAAAAAGGAAGACGGACGACTGTTTGGCGAACACTCTTTAACCCTCGCCATTGACCTGACCAGAATGACGGCCGGGCAGATTGCCAGTCTGAATGACCTGCTGGATACCCCGCCTCATTTCCGGGGGCGGCCGGTGGGCAAGCCTATTCGCCTGGTGGCAATGATGGACGATGCCACCAGTCAGACGGTAGGGCCGGACTGCTGGCGCAGACTGAAGCGTTACACGCTGCAAGAAACTATCACAGTTCCCTCTGGAACCCTGGACGACGAGACACTGCTGGAACAGAGCGTTCCGCCTGTGGGGGATAAGCCCGGAGGAGGGGCGGAGGTTGAGTGTTTTACAGAAAATGACTGGCGTGAAAAGCTGTTTGGAGGCGTTCAGATAAATCGCCAGGGAGGGATTGATTACGTTGAAGGCAGGCTGGCTCAACTGAAACCAGGCGAACACCTGACTTTGAAAGATGCACCCTGGGAGAATCAGGAATTCACCAGTACGCTCTCAACGGCACTTCGTGAAGGTGGGTTTGAGGCTAACGGGCAGTGGGTTGCTCTCCCCGACGGCCTGAAAATGCATCGCTCAACCACGACGACAGAGGCCATTGAGGCGCAATTAAAGCGTTATGCGACAGAGGCTGACCTGAAGGCCACCTACGTCCTGGTCAGCGCAAGCAATGTTGAGATATTGAACAGAAGCACGGTATTAAACGACGAAGGTTTTTGTGTCAGCTACAACCCCCTGGAAGAACTGGCAAAAGGCTGCGAGCAGATTGTCATTAACGAAGATTTACCTGAGTCCCAACTCAGATTATTGCTTCATCATTTTGAAAGCATGGATAAAGCCAGCCGACCTGAGCTGGTTGACCACAGAACCAGGCCTCACGATCAATATGTAAAAAGGCAAGATGCCTGGCACTCTGATTGTGAATTTGGCTCGTGTGAAGACTGGGACAGCTTGTTTCAAACCGTTGCGTTAGAAAGCAGACAGCAGCAAAAATTTAAAGTCAGTGATACCGCTTTATTAAAAACGCTAAAAAACAGCCATGAACAAATCCACATTAGAATCCATTGTCAGGAGAATAAAGTAGCCGGTAAAGCTAAAAAGAAACGCTTTTTTTTAGAGGAGTCTCCCCCTTATTTAATTATTCATGGACGAAAAGTCATATTATCCAACAAAGATATCAATATTAAACTTTCAAATAGCGAGTGCATATCGTTTGATAAGGATTTTTCTCCTGTAGAAAAAACTATTTCAGATGCTCTTAGCCATCTTACAAAAATGTCTAAAAAGTGCACTGAGCTAAAGCTGATAAATCCCGAATACACTCCTCCTACAGCACACTTCAGACTTATGCAAAGTCCGTCTATTGTTGGCAAGCCCGACCTTAATACTGATCCTTTACTGCGCGTCTATGCCAATCCTCGTCGTGACAATCCTCATAGATATGGCTTTTTGAAAACTCATATTAAACAAGTAAGCCCTTATCCGCCAACCTGGGGGTGGTTTTATCGTAAGGACAGGGAGCAGTTGATGGCGCAGTGGGGCAATTCTTTTTTTAAAGGTTGTCAGTTAACTCCAAGAGCCGATAAGGAGGCTCTGCAACAATGGGTTCGGGAACACTCTTCTGCCACGGATGAGGATATTCTTAAAGACTTCTGGGTATTAGCCCAGCATTGCCCCTCCGGGGCTTTTCCTTCTCTTAAGGAAAATTATTCACAAGACCTCAATGAGTTGAGCCATGAATGTCTTGATACTCTTAAAAGGTATCTTGTGGGGGCAATTGACAATGATCAGGAGAAGGAGCAGTGGGCAAAAACACTGGACGTTGATCTTTCCTCGGTTGTTGACTTGCATTATTACCACAAAACTCGCATTAAACAGCTTCGTTACTGGATTATTGCCAATGATCTGGATGTTCAGAGCGATATAACAATATTTGAACAGCTCGAAAAGGTTTGCACGCTTCTTGATGATAAATCAGTGTCTGAGCCGGACAAGCTCTCCAGAATCAAACAGATTCTTGAAGACGTTTTAAAACAGCCGCTGCTTCCGGGCTTTGAAGATTTTCCCAAGGCTCTGCTTGATGGAGAAAATCACAGCCCCTCACGGCAATCGGGTCGAATGGCCAAGCTGATTCAGGACATTGTGTCCTGCCCTATGATTTTTCTGATGGGAGAAGCCGGTTCCGGTAAAACGTGGATGGCTGAAATGGCAGCTTCAATGGTGTTTTTCGGAACGAAACGACCTGATCCGCCTTTTGTAAGGATAACCATTGGCCCCCATACCACCTATGAGGATTTATACGGTCGGCAGGTCATTAAGACGGCTCCTGATGGGAATGTCTACAGTACCTTTGAGAAGGGTCCCTTACAAAAGTGGGCTGAAAATCCCAACCCTCCGGTACTGGTTCTGGATGAAGCCAACCTGGGAGCCGATGCGTTATTCGAGCCGTTAGTAGGGTTAGCAGGACTTTGTAGTATTCCCCACCTCAGCATAAAAGGGGAAGATACTAAGGCGAATGGAAAGCTCCGCATTGCTATGACGGGAAATCCAGACACCTACAAGGGACGAAAACTGGATCCCAGTATCAGTAAAAGACTGCAGTTTATTACTTATCCCCCCATGGATGCGCAACTGCTCATGCGTTCCATCATCTACCCTGACCTGCCCGGGGAATGGGGTAACCCCCTGAAATGTCACGCCTGCGGCGTGATTCTGGCACAACTGAAGCAATATAAAAGGCTGTTGCCGAATGAGGTGTTTGGCCCACGGGATATTAAGGATCTTCTGGCGCATAGCGATCTCACTCTGACCCATGCTGATCCTGAGGATAAAGTGGCAATGAGCCCGTCAAAGATCAATTCGTTGATTCATCGTGCCTTTGAGGAATGCCTTGACAAGATGGTACCTGAAGAGCAACAGGAGGCTCTTTCTGCACTCAGACTCTGGCGGCAGGCGCAGTTCCCCGCTGATGATTCAATACTGAAAGGGGTTGACGACCGGTTTGCTGCCTTTATCTGCTCCCTGGCCAAAAACCAACCGGAGGTGGATATAGCTACCGGTTCTGTCACTGCTTTGGTGAAACAGTACTGGCTCATGTTGGAAAAGAATGAGGGGCGTAACGGTGTCATCGTTGAAGGCCCGGCAGGGTGGGGAAAGGATTTTATCCTGACCTGCGTTTTAGAGGAGTGGAACCGGCAAAAGGCACTCAGCAAGGAAAATCATAAAAAGGTCTCTTACCAGCACATCAATGCCAGCCTGAATGACTGGGATCATCTGGTTAGGGTGGTTGAGCAGGCCATGAAGAACGGCACCATCGTAGTGGTCAGCGAGCTTAACCTGATTCCTACGGCTAATCTTGAAGGCCTGTTTAACGGGCTCTTGTGCGGGGATGCCGCTCCCGGCTTCAAGCTGATTGCCACCGTGAACCCCAGTGATTTTGAAGGCAGGGAAGTCTTCAGTCCCGCCCTTAAAAACCGTTGCACTCAAATTAAACTAAGCCCTTTCAGCGCTCAGGATATCCGTAGCGTGACTGGACGAATGGCATCGTCGGCTCAACTGTCGGAATGGCTGGCAAACCGTTTCATCGCCCTGGAGCGGATACTGGAGGAGAAAAAACTACCCCTGAGACCTTCTATGGCGGATCTGTCCCAGCTGGTGCCGTTGATGAACCAATGTAGTGTCAGCCAGTGGGAAGTCCTGTTTCAACAGCATTTTGTCCTGGAACTTCAGCTGGCACAGGTCACGATGTCTGACCTCAACAGCTCCTGCTCTGTAACGGATGCAGTAAAAGCGATTGATACCATGACCGTGAAGGATGTCAAAGGACCCGGATCCGGTGAGCGTATCGATATGGCTGATTTATCCACTTTGTCCGATTTACCGAAATACCTTGTCGATATGGATACCGCTGATCAGGCAGGGCTGAATGATGTCAGTTTCAGCATGCCCGACAGTGTTTATGCCCTTCAAAAGAATGCTCCTAACTATATAAAAAGCGTCAAGCCATCCGGGGCTAAGCCGAAAGACCGGTCAGCATCTGGAACAAACTATCAACTTGATGGTGATGTCTTGAGCGGCAGCCCTAGGGTCGGTGGACCCGGTAGTTTCACGACCTTATTTTCCAGCTATTTCTATCCTCAGCGCAGTTACAGACATGACTTATATCAGCTCAATGTTGATCAATGCTGGCAGCAGGATTTGATTGATCCAAAGGATAAGGGGATGACGATGGTTTCTGCGCCTGCCTGGGAAACAGGGCAGGCTCTTGAGGATCTGGACGCTATCGAAGCCACTTGCCAGTTTCTTCTCAGTAACCAGTGGCTGGCTCTGCCGGGATTAACGCCAAACGACCAGTTACAAGGCATAGAGTGCCGGGAAGGCTGGAAGCTAGAGGTTGCCCGCAGTCACTCAACCGGACAATGGTTAGTGCGGTGTCCTACTCCAATGGAACAGGGCTGTGAATCCGTTACCATTGACTTTAAGGTGATTCCCGATGCGGCTTATAACAGGCTTCCTGATGGCGGGACGGCATTTGAATTATCACAGGAACTCATCAGCCAGAATACCCGGGAGTGGCTGGATAACCACATTTTTAAACGACCGCCTGGTGACGGTTGCGCCAGTTTTGATGAACTCTGCCATATAAAGCAGCTGGGCTCGCCTTCTGAACAGATACGGGCGCTGGTGAAGTGGTGTAAATCTTTTTCTTATACTGAAAACCTGCCTGGTTCTGGTGCTGAACTGTTACTGAACATGATCAGGCGCAAGCAGGGGGTTTGTCGCCATCGGGCAGTAGTGTTTGCGCTGCTCGCAGGGTACCTGGGCATCCCGACACGCATAGTGCAAAATGATTGCCACGTATACGTCGAAGTCAGTCCGGATAATGGGAGACATTGGTATCGGGTGGATCTTGGTGGGGGACCAGGCTCTGATACCACTCCACCTGCTGATTTTTGCAGGCGGCCTTTAGCCAACAGACTCACCAGCCGGGTTATTCGCACTGGTAACTTTTTACTCAACACAACACAGGGCTATCGGTCACCTGACTTGAAGAATTTCAAACCGGGACAGAGGACTGTAGTGGGTAAGTCCGGGGAGTGCCAGCCTCAGGACTCTTTAACCAGTGCGGTAATAGGGGAAGATATGCTAAACCCCGATACGGCAGAAAGTGTTTTAGCAGTAACGGAAGACGTAAGAAAAGCTGAACGAGCCCTGAAGTGTAAACATTTCGTTGACAGCAAGGTGGAAGCCTGGCTGGAAGGTATGCCGGCAGAGCCAGAATTAAATGCACCTGCTATAGATTCCTGTACCAGGCAAACTCAGCTGGTTAAGCTGCTGTCCGATATCCAGACCACCGACGCTGCAATGACGGAACAGGAGGCTACACAATTGCAGGGCCTGCTAAAAAGCTTTCAGGATGCCTCCGACGCTGAAAAGCGATATGCCTGCGCTCAAATGTTGCACTTCCTGTCCTCCAGGCCTTTTGCGCTTCTTCTTACGGAACAGCCTGAGTGGGCGTCATTGCTCGATATGACCCTGGCTCTTGATAACACGCAGGGGCAAAACAAAACCAACCTTTTAATGGTGATAAAAAAATGGTCCCGACACGACTTTTTTGCAAAATCACCATTATGTGAATGGGTTAGTTCGTATCTGAATCACCCGGATTACCACTACAACACGGCAGACTATCTTGATGTTCTGGAGAGAATGAAGACCGATTTCGCGACGCAGCGGCTAAATGATTTTTATGGAAGGGAGCTTGCCGGAGAACAGCAATGGCAGAGCAGCATGGGTGACCAGAAAGACAATAGCCTGATCAGAGTCAGAGGAAACTCGCAGATTCTTAAAAGACGGCTTCAGGAAACCGGGCTGGAGAACAGTTGGCAGCATACCTATTCCAGCAAAGGGCTTTCAGTCACCCGGATGGCCCTGGGAGAACCCTGTTTCAAAAAGACAACAGAAGGTGAAAGCCGGACAACAAAACCCGCTGTTGTGCATCTCGATGCCGCCGTTCTGTGGGAGTTGAGAAACCTGTACCTTGCCTGGAAAAACGGACGGGAAAACAGGGGCGAACAACAGGGAGGTTCCGTTTCATCAGGTACTCGCAGCACTGTCGTAACAGCCAGTGAAGCGTCGTGGGAGAGCAGCTATCAAGCAGCGCCAGGCCATGTGATGGGTGACGAATCTCTGATCTCGTTCGGGACTGAAGACAAGTCGCTCAGCGTCGAAGCCGGGGTTGGGATAAAACAGGGGCGGAGTGACGAGCCATCCCTGGAGCAGGAGCTGGAACGTTTTTTCCAATGGCTTGCCATCCAGGATACCAGTACAGAAGGGCGGTGGCTGTGCTCAAGCCCCTGTCAAACGGAAGAAGGAAAAACGATTAAAGCGGGTTGCTATCAAACACCGCCCGGCGTTACTGATATCAGGGCATTATATCGAGATGCTGACAAAGCAACGGAAACACTGCTGGATCAAAAAAGAATCAAAGACCTGCTGGGGCCATCGGCCACTCTTCTCCAGGGTAAAACGCTGCAGAATCTGTTTAAAGAGTACCTTGTCAGGCGTTTCCAGGACTCAGGCAGCTGA